The Sulfitobacter sp. S223 genome has a window encoding:
- a CDS encoding DUF1523 family protein: MLGLLRWTFWITVWVIVAAFFHYTLPQVDIVRITDTYEKRIDPGENALFWAQADVGTDGTLSNRDVFFIQSRRVKGDVMVYRNEDTGWGWPPYFKFDTSNLQAEAGDLASTEAAPRYVAIKHYGWRNEFLTIFPNAISVRAVDGPDASKGIPWLNIIILTLFVALIYGIWVRWRRFRMARIDPTMEAIEDDFSDATGAVKGWFGSWRKKP, from the coding sequence ATGCTTGGTCTTCTTCGTTGGACATTCTGGATCACCGTTTGGGTGATCGTTGCTGCGTTCTTCCATTATACCCTACCGCAGGTCGATATCGTGCGGATCACTGATACTTATGAAAAGCGGATTGATCCGGGTGAGAATGCGCTGTTCTGGGCGCAGGCGGATGTGGGGACCGATGGCACACTGTCCAACCGCGATGTGTTCTTCATTCAGTCGCGCCGCGTGAAAGGCGATGTGATGGTGTACCGCAACGAAGATACGGGTTGGGGCTGGCCTCCGTACTTCAAGTTCGACACGTCCAACCTGCAAGCCGAGGCTGGCGATCTGGCCTCAACCGAAGCCGCGCCACGCTATGTCGCGATAAAGCATTACGGCTGGCGGAACGAGTTTCTGACGATCTTCCCCAATGCCATCTCTGTACGCGCTGTGGACGGGCCAGATGCATCAAAGGGTATTCCGTGGCTGAATATCATCATTCTGACGCTGTTTGTTGCGCTGATTTACGGCATCTGGGTGCGCTGGCGCCGGTTCCGTATGGCGCGAATTGATCCGACGATGGAAGCAATCGAAGATGATTTTTCCGATGCCACGGGTGCCGTAAAGGGCTGGTTCGGATCATGGCGCAAAAAGCCCTGA
- a CDS encoding HIT domain-containing protein, whose translation MAYAYDDQNIFAKILRGEIPNNTVLETEHALAFRDLYPQAPTHVLVIPKGPYVSYDHFAVEASDAEIVDYTRAIAQVCKMEGVSLDAGEGFRMISNAGDHGVQEVPHLHVHILGGRRMGRMVQPQS comes from the coding sequence ATGGCTTACGCCTACGACGATCAAAATATCTTTGCCAAAATCCTGCGCGGCGAGATCCCGAATAACACCGTGTTAGAGACAGAGCATGCGCTGGCCTTCCGCGACCTTTATCCGCAAGCACCCACACATGTACTGGTCATCCCCAAAGGCCCCTACGTGAGCTACGACCACTTTGCTGTCGAAGCATCTGACGCCGAGATTGTCGATTACACCCGCGCCATCGCACAAGTTTGCAAGATGGAAGGTGTGTCACTGGATGCTGGCGAAGGATTTCGCATGATCAGCAACGCAGGCGATCATGGCGTGCAGGAAGTGCCACACTTGCATGTACATATACTGGGTGGTCGCCGTATGGGGCGGATGGTTCAGCCACAAAGCTGA
- a CDS encoding beta-1,6-N-acetylglucosaminyltransferase, with protein MAKIAYILLCHKDPDAIIKQAERLTAVGDYMSIHFDASADPAHYKAIIKALENNPNVTYATKRIRCGWGEWSLVQATLYAVEAAEQAFPRATHFYMLSGDCMAIKSAEYTHRFLDDNDADFIESFDYFESDWIKTGWTEERLIYRHWFNERTQKKLFYAMFEFQKRFGLTREIPKDIQVQIGSQWWCLRRQTIEALLDFCKKRRDVIRFFRSTWIPDETFFQTLVRHLVPETEIRPRTLTFLMFTDYGMPVTFYNDHYDLLLSQDYLFARKISPDALDLKRRLGLLYSAQGVRFQISNEGRSLFKFLTGRGRIGRRFSTRFWETESTLGRERELLIVVCKKWHVAKRVLERIRQTTNVPAIEYVFNEEDTPLPALGGIEKTLGKRTRHRRALMRMLFDYFETDRLIVCMDPSNLDLLEDFAADRSTTRILEIECGFTDEYLTGHAMRVGLAGEQTSQETLDRLLPTIRNDMVFESDAIRDAQFENHCRIRETASSEENAGELAKFLGVSGEKAHEITSTDYLFSD; from the coding sequence ATGGCAAAAATTGCCTATATACTTCTGTGTCACAAAGACCCGGACGCCATCATCAAGCAGGCGGAGCGGCTGACAGCTGTGGGTGACTATATGTCCATCCACTTTGACGCGAGCGCCGATCCGGCCCACTACAAAGCTATCATCAAAGCGCTTGAGAACAATCCCAATGTCACTTACGCCACCAAACGTATCCGCTGTGGCTGGGGGGAATGGTCCTTGGTGCAGGCAACCCTCTACGCGGTTGAGGCCGCTGAACAGGCGTTCCCGCGTGCAACGCACTTTTACATGCTGTCAGGCGATTGCATGGCCATCAAATCGGCCGAATACACCCACCGCTTTCTCGATGATAATGACGCCGATTTCATCGAGAGCTTCGATTATTTTGAAAGTGACTGGATCAAGACAGGCTGGACTGAAGAACGACTGATCTACCGCCATTGGTTCAATGAGCGAACCCAAAAGAAACTATTCTACGCGATGTTCGAGTTCCAGAAACGCTTTGGTCTCACCCGCGAAATTCCGAAAGATATTCAGGTCCAGATCGGCAGTCAGTGGTGGTGCCTGCGCCGCCAGACGATCGAAGCGCTTTTGGACTTTTGCAAAAAACGCCGCGATGTGATCCGGTTCTTCCGGAGCACCTGGATACCAGATGAGACCTTTTTCCAAACCCTTGTGCGCCATCTGGTACCCGAGACTGAAATCCGTCCGCGCACCTTAACCTTCCTGATGTTCACAGACTACGGAATGCCGGTGACATTCTACAATGATCACTATGATCTGCTGCTAAGTCAGGACTATCTGTTCGCGCGCAAAATCAGCCCTGATGCACTGGACCTCAAGCGCCGATTGGGTTTGCTTTATTCCGCACAGGGCGTGCGGTTTCAGATCAGCAACGAGGGTCGGAGCCTGTTCAAATTCTTGACGGGACGCGGGCGCATCGGGCGCCGCTTTTCGACACGTTTTTGGGAAACCGAAAGCACATTGGGACGTGAGCGGGAATTGCTGATTGTCGTATGTAAAAAATGGCACGTGGCCAAACGTGTGCTGGAACGCATTCGCCAGACCACAAATGTACCCGCAATCGAATACGTCTTTAACGAAGAAGACACCCCCCTGCCCGCCCTTGGTGGCATTGAAAAGACGCTAGGAAAGCGAACGCGCCACCGCCGCGCGCTGATGCGCATGCTGTTTGACTATTTTGAGACAGATCGCCTGATTGTCTGCATGGACCCAAGCAACCTCGACCTACTGGAAGACTTCGCCGCCGACCGGTCGACCACACGCATCCTAGAGATCGAGTGTGGCTTCACGGACGAATACCTGACCGGTCACGCCATGCGTGTTGGCCTTGCAGGTGAGCAGACTTCACAAGAGACGCTGGACCGGTTGCTCCCGACCATTCGCAACGACATGGTTTTTGAAAGCGATGCCATCCGTGACGCCCAGTTTGAGAACCACTGCCGCATCCGCGAGACGGCCTCAAGCGAGGAAAATGCCGGAGAGTTGGCAAAGTTTCTTGGCGTGAGCGGCGAGAAGGCGCATGAAATCACCAGCACCGATTACCTCTTTTCCGATTAA
- a CDS encoding sulfotransferase family protein, with the protein MGFPGTWMTESESVVYRVVPKCACSTIGQIMYYSDHGEFFDGDIHDAKGGMHKWALDESQDAIARNVQNHSSYSFTCVRNPYTRILSSFFDKICGIQRNGKRYRGNLVPLLIQKYGIEVGGEDGKQEFDQIASFRRFLLFTRDTIRWRRPMDPDIHWSAMAGHVSTFIVNGGTYDKIVWTEAFNEGMRDVLDAVETPHSIDLTKIPRFNESEGHGPKRAHPVEDYFDDLSMHLVYEIYKRDFNLFKYDFENPANKMPIGEIDLDEVHAKLGD; encoded by the coding sequence ATGGGTTTTCCCGGAACATGGATGACCGAAAGCGAAAGTGTCGTGTACCGCGTGGTGCCCAAATGCGCGTGTTCGACCATCGGCCAGATCATGTATTATTCTGATCATGGTGAGTTTTTCGACGGCGATATCCATGATGCTAAGGGTGGTATGCACAAATGGGCCTTGGACGAAAGTCAGGACGCCATCGCGCGGAACGTACAGAACCACAGCTCTTATTCTTTCACCTGCGTCCGCAATCCCTACACTCGAATTCTAAGTTCTTTCTTCGATAAAATCTGCGGTATCCAGCGCAATGGTAAACGGTACCGTGGCAATTTGGTCCCACTTCTGATCCAGAAATACGGGATTGAGGTTGGCGGAGAGGACGGAAAGCAAGAGTTCGACCAAATCGCAAGCTTCCGCCGTTTCTTACTGTTCACCCGTGATACCATCCGCTGGCGTCGCCCGATGGATCCGGACATCCACTGGTCAGCCATGGCGGGCCACGTCAGCACCTTCATCGTGAATGGTGGCACCTATGATAAGATCGTGTGGACCGAAGCCTTTAACGAGGGCATGCGCGATGTGCTGGATGCGGTTGAAACGCCTCATTCTATCGACCTGACAAAGATCCCCCGTTTTAACGAAAGCGAAGGGCACGGACCAAAGCGCGCTCATCCGGTCGAGGATTACTTCGACGATCTATCGATGCATCTGGTCTATGAAATCTACAAACGTGATTTCAATCTCTTCAAATACGACTTCGAAAACCCCGCCAACAAAATGCCTATTGGCGAGATCGACCTTGATGAGGTTCACGCCAAGCTCGGCGATTGA
- a CDS encoding fumarylacetoacetate hydrolase family protein, whose amino-acid sequence MDYVFPAPPQASLAVQGSDARFPVRRIFCVGRNYEAHAREMGNDPDREPPFFFTKPADAACDTPCTLPYPSLTNDLHHEIELVIAISKGGSNIAPADVMDHIWGASVGIDLTRRDLQADAKQTRRPWDWSKAFDLSAPIAPIKPIADVPSLTQGRIWLAVNGEVRQDADIADLIWSVVDHIATLSEGMTLAPGDLVMTGTPAGVAAVGEGDVMTGGVEGIGELQVTIGPRA is encoded by the coding sequence ATGGATTATGTTTTCCCCGCCCCTCCCCAGGCAAGCCTTGCTGTGCAGGGCAGCGATGCACGCTTTCCCGTGCGCCGGATTTTCTGCGTTGGTCGCAACTATGAGGCGCACGCGCGCGAGATGGGCAATGATCCAGACCGCGAGCCCCCTTTCTTCTTTACCAAGCCGGCCGATGCAGCCTGTGATACGCCCTGCACGCTGCCTTACCCGTCACTGACCAACGATCTGCATCATGAGATTGAATTGGTGATTGCGATCAGCAAAGGCGGTTCGAACATCGCTCCGGCTGATGTGATGGATCATATCTGGGGCGCATCAGTGGGCATTGATTTGACCCGTCGTGATTTGCAGGCCGATGCCAAACAGACGCGCCGTCCGTGGGACTGGTCCAAGGCATTCGATCTCTCTGCGCCCATCGCACCGATCAAACCCATCGCTGATGTGCCCAGCCTGACGCAGGGCCGCATCTGGCTCGCGGTTAATGGAGAGGTTCGGCAGGATGCTGATATCGCTGATCTGATTTGGTCGGTTGTCGACCACATCGCCACCTTAAGCGAAGGTATGACACTGGCCCCAGGAGATTTGGTCATGACTGGTACGCCCGCCGGTGTGGCAGCCGTAGGTGAAGGGGACGTGATGACCGGCGGTGTTGAAGGCATCGGAGAGCTTCAAGTTACCATCGGCCCGCGCGCGTAA
- a CDS encoding DUF805 domain-containing protein — MSTEWYYATEGASNGPITQSEFDALVETGTIRSDTLVWQEGMDDWLPYGRAGGAEKMAALPPRAPMGDHEDPARADANTFLGALKDGFARYVDFRTRSTRSQYWWWTLWMIVLSFGAALIDGMLTLGDSGPVNLLLSLATFLPSIAVGIRRLHDIGRTGWWFLIVLVPVIGWIVLIVFYCTKSQEGPNNWGPEPRH; from the coding sequence ATGAGCACTGAATGGTATTATGCGACTGAAGGGGCGTCCAACGGCCCCATAACCCAGAGCGAATTTGACGCTCTCGTAGAAACCGGCACGATCCGCAGCGATACGCTGGTCTGGCAAGAGGGCATGGATGACTGGCTGCCCTATGGCAGGGCCGGCGGCGCCGAAAAAATGGCCGCATTGCCGCCGCGCGCCCCGATGGGAGACCACGAAGACCCGGCCCGTGCGGACGCCAATACATTTCTTGGTGCCCTCAAAGACGGCTTTGCCCGCTACGTGGATTTCAGAACCCGCTCCACCCGCTCTCAATACTGGTGGTGGACCCTTTGGATGATTGTGCTGAGCTTTGGCGCAGCGCTTATCGACGGGATGCTCACTTTGGGTGACAGCGGGCCTGTCAATCTGCTGCTTTCTCTCGCTACGTTCCTACCGTCCATTGCCGTGGGAATCCGGCGCCTGCATGACATCGGGCGCACCGGCTGGTGGTTCCTGATTGTACTGGTACCCGTCATCGGCTGGATTGTGCTGATCGTGTTCTACTGCACGAAATCGCAGGAAGGTCCGAACAATTGGGGCCCGGAACCTCGCCACTGA
- a CDS encoding tetratricopeptide repeat protein, which yields MTKDLYGLSLTCPNAATLSGINDFIHGFLSYQPKATNIIAAADADPDCALANAYAAMLWMFLEAPVAPQKAAPYLARAQTAAKAGVTSRETRVVAATEAWVNNDIPELLKICDQIITDFPRDMAMLKLAQYHLFNLGDAAGMLRMALKALPEAEDIAYAHGMIAFGYEQCHLLDRAEDAARHAMSLQHDDAWAHHAIAHVMLTQGRVAEGAAFMESVAETWNGLNSFMRSHNWWHLALFYLSLGRHDDVRTAYDTHVWGLAKEYSQDQVGATSLLARMEFAGVDVGPRWADVADHVALRGADTVNPFLTLQYLYALARTAHSEANDLMQAIEERAADQSQHDHVAWRDVALPAAIGIMAHAQGNWDAAIHNLSRALPRMAECGGSHAQRDLFEQIHLDALVRDGRASSAQQVLEMRRTYDPDGVPLNLMLGDVYAKSGLPELAEEARARAARTLAAQQG from the coding sequence ATGACCAAAGACCTGTACGGCCTCTCCCTCACCTGCCCCAACGCCGCGACATTGAGCGGGATCAATGACTTTATCCACGGATTTCTAAGCTATCAGCCCAAGGCGACAAACATCATCGCAGCAGCAGATGCCGATCCGGATTGCGCCTTGGCCAATGCCTATGCCGCCATGCTGTGGATGTTTCTGGAAGCTCCTGTCGCCCCGCAAAAAGCAGCCCCGTATCTGGCGCGCGCACAAACAGCAGCGAAAGCGGGTGTGACTTCGCGCGAAACACGTGTCGTTGCTGCGACCGAAGCGTGGGTTAACAACGACATCCCTGAACTGCTCAAGATTTGCGACCAGATCATAACAGATTTTCCGCGCGATATGGCCATGCTCAAGCTGGCGCAATACCATCTATTCAATCTGGGCGATGCGGCAGGGATGCTGCGCATGGCGCTGAAAGCGCTGCCAGAGGCAGAAGACATCGCCTATGCCCACGGCATGATTGCCTTTGGTTATGAGCAATGTCACCTGCTGGATCGCGCCGAAGATGCCGCGCGCCACGCGATGTCCCTGCAACATGATGATGCTTGGGCCCACCATGCCATCGCCCACGTGATGCTGACCCAAGGGCGCGTGGCCGAGGGCGCCGCGTTTATGGAAAGCGTCGCCGAGACTTGGAACGGGCTCAACAGCTTTATGCGCAGCCACAACTGGTGGCATCTGGCGCTGTTCTACCTGAGCCTTGGCCGCCACGATGATGTTCGTACAGCCTATGACACCCATGTCTGGGGGCTGGCCAAGGAGTATTCTCAGGATCAGGTCGGCGCGACCTCACTGTTGGCTCGGATGGAGTTTGCAGGTGTGGACGTTGGCCCGCGCTGGGCCGATGTGGCAGATCATGTGGCCCTGCGCGGTGCAGATACCGTCAACCCGTTCCTCACTCTGCAATACCTTTATGCCCTCGCCCGGACGGCGCACAGCGAAGCAAATGACCTGATGCAGGCCATTGAGGAACGCGCCGCCGATCAAAGCCAGCACGACCACGTTGCATGGCGCGATGTCGCCTTGCCTGCCGCTATAGGAATCATGGCGCATGCACAGGGCAACTGGGACGCCGCGATACACAACCTCTCCCGCGCCTTGCCGCGTATGGCCGAATGTGGTGGCAGCCACGCCCAGCGCGATCTGTTCGAACAAATCCATCTGGACGCACTGGTCCGCGATGGACGGGCCTCTAGCGCGCAGCAAGTGTTGGAGATGCGCCGCACATACGATCCCGACGGCGTGCCGCTGAACCTGATGCTGGGCGACGTGTACGCCAAATCCGGCTTGCCGGAACTGGCAGAAGAAGCGCGTGCACGCGCGGCGCGAACATTGGCAGCCCAGCAGGGCTGA
- a CDS encoding alpha/beta fold hydrolase produces MPIFEHDGIALHYERSGNGPTLLLIAGMMSDSASWAPLIPLLEPHFNIIRPDNRTTGQTTPWDAPASVTHFANDCAALLTHLNVGSAHVMGHSLGGMIGMRLACTAPERVKTLTLAASAPLRLERNVLLFKTLLAIRQSNAAPEMWLHALFPWLFGPSLFETPGMVEQTVALSLAYPHAQSAEAMGHQIAALDGYTPDATTDLRCPAQALLAADDLLLPVELARATLGDLPAVLIEAAGHSIHWDAPDAVAANLLRFTKLHEEAKP; encoded by the coding sequence ATGCCGATCTTTGAGCATGACGGAATAGCCCTGCACTACGAGCGGTCAGGCAACGGCCCAACGCTGTTGCTGATCGCCGGTATGATGAGCGATAGCGCCAGTTGGGCGCCCCTGATCCCGTTGCTAGAGCCGCATTTCAACATCATCCGCCCTGATAACCGCACGACTGGCCAGACCACCCCATGGGACGCGCCTGCATCGGTTACGCATTTCGCAAATGATTGCGCAGCTTTGCTAACGCATTTGAACGTTGGGTCTGCGCACGTCATGGGTCATTCGCTGGGCGGCATGATCGGCATGCGGCTTGCCTGCACTGCGCCCGAGCGGGTCAAGACGCTCACCCTCGCGGCGTCTGCGCCTTTGCGGCTAGAACGTAACGTCCTGTTGTTCAAAACACTGCTGGCAATCAGACAAAGCAACGCCGCACCGGAAATGTGGCTGCACGCGCTATTTCCATGGCTCTTTGGCCCATCACTCTTTGAGACGCCCGGCATGGTGGAACAGACAGTGGCCCTGTCGCTGGCGTATCCCCACGCGCAAAGCGCCGAAGCGATGGGCCACCAGATAGCCGCTCTTGATGGGTACACGCCCGATGCAACAACAGACTTACGCTGCCCCGCGCAAGCGCTTTTGGCAGCCGATGACCTGCTTCTACCTGTAGAGCTTGCGCGAGCAACACTCGGCGATCTTCCTGCCGTTTTAATTGAAGCGGCCGGTCACTCCATTCATTGGGATGCGCCTGATGCGGTTGCGGCAAATCTGTTGCGCTTTACGAAACTGCATGAGGAGGCCAAACCATGA
- a CDS encoding P1 family peptidase, translating to MQPGPTNSLTDIAGLRVGNAQDGTLKSGATVVVGDAPFVASVAVMGGAPGTRETDLLAPDKSVAEVDALVLSGGSAFGLDACSGVVDGLRADGRGFRIGPAQIPLVPGAILFDLLNGGDKDWADNPYRALGLAAYRAARAEFEIGTVGAGTGALTAMLKGGLGTASLQLPDGSTVAALVAANPVGAVTTPGDRYFYAAPFEMGQEFGGLGPDPASGLGLSRESRKMNAMSARANTTIAIVATDATLTKAQCHRVAVAAHDGIARACVPAHTPNDGDLVFALTTGAKPAADVLMTGHAAALCLSRAIARAVYAATPQEGDVIPCWRTANADL from the coding sequence ATGCAGCCTGGCCCGACAAACAGTCTTACTGATATCGCTGGCCTGCGTGTGGGCAATGCGCAGGATGGCACGCTTAAATCCGGGGCCACTGTGGTGGTTGGCGACGCGCCCTTTGTCGCCTCCGTGGCAGTGATGGGCGGCGCACCCGGCACGCGCGAAACAGATCTGTTAGCCCCTGACAAATCAGTGGCAGAAGTGGACGCGCTGGTGCTTTCGGGCGGATCGGCATTCGGGCTTGATGCCTGTTCGGGCGTGGTGGACGGGCTGCGCGCAGACGGTCGTGGCTTTCGCATAGGGCCAGCGCAGATCCCGCTGGTACCCGGCGCGATCCTGTTTGATCTGCTCAACGGCGGTGACAAAGACTGGGCAGACAATCCCTACCGCGCCCTTGGCCTAGCGGCCTACCGCGCAGCGCGGGCAGAGTTCGAGATTGGAACAGTTGGCGCAGGTACCGGCGCGCTAACAGCCATGCTCAAAGGCGGGCTTGGCACCGCCTCCTTGCAATTGCCGGACGGCAGCACAGTTGCCGCCTTGGTCGCGGCCAATCCGGTGGGTGCTGTCACCACTCCGGGGGACCGTTATTTTTATGCGGCGCCGTTCGAGATGGGCCAAGAGTTTGGTGGGCTTGGCCCTGATCCCGCCAGCGGCCTTGGCCTTAGTCGCGAAAGCCGTAAGATGAATGCAATGTCCGCGCGCGCGAATACCACCATCGCCATTGTCGCCACCGATGCCACCCTCACGAAGGCACAATGCCACCGTGTTGCTGTGGCAGCGCATGACGGTATCGCCCGCGCATGCGTGCCCGCCCACACCCCGAACGACGGCGATCTGGTCTTTGCCCTGACCACAGGGGCGAAACCGGCCGCCGACGTCTTGATGACCGGCCACGCCGCCGCACTTTGCCTGAGCCGCGCGATTGCCCGCGCAGTATATGCCGCAACCCCGCAAGAGGGCGACGTGATCCCATGCTGGAGAACTGCCAATGCCGATCTTTGA
- a CDS encoding cupin domain-containing protein has translation MKPINLLEKLNQFTSYWDPHIVADYNDNDIMVAKFSGEFPFHLHEDTDDFFLVLQGEFTMDFNGESHVVKEGEVFVVPRGVTHRPRAAEECHVLLIEPKGTPNTGDPETASDKPRI, from the coding sequence ATGAAACCGATAAACCTGCTGGAAAAACTTAACCAGTTCACAAGCTATTGGGACCCGCATATCGTGGCGGATTACAACGACAACGATATCATGGTCGCCAAATTCTCTGGCGAGTTTCCCTTTCATTTGCATGAGGATACCGATGACTTCTTTCTGGTCCTGCAAGGCGAATTCACGATGGATTTCAACGGGGAATCGCACGTTGTCAAAGAGGGTGAAGTATTTGTCGTGCCGCGCGGCGTCACACATCGCCCCCGCGCCGCAGAAGAATGTCACGTTCTCCTGATAGAGCCCAAAGGAACGCCCAACACAGGCGATCCCGAGACAGCCAGCGATAAACCAAGGATCTGA